The following are from one region of the Methanoculleus caldifontis genome:
- a CDS encoding YkgJ family cysteine cluster protein has protein sequence MLGVDDVAGRVGTIGFRCRGCGACCRRVAEDSNLVLVSPAEVRAIMAATTMAWDEVAEPYPEFIDAGNGGEYTLAWCVRRTADACIFLCEGRCSIYAHRPWICRTYPFMLVDDDLMVSECPGIGAPISPRDAQALGADLCSRQAAEGAEEAGLRGVFERTTVPPGRRAVIDSEGVKVVHG, from the coding sequence ATGCTCGGAGTAGACGATGTTGCAGGCAGGGTCGGAACCATCGGGTTCCGCTGCCGGGGGTGCGGGGCCTGCTGCCGGCGGGTCGCTGAGGACTCGAACCTGGTGCTGGTGAGCCCTGCTGAGGTCCGGGCGATCATGGCTGCGACCACTATGGCCTGGGACGAGGTCGCCGAGCCGTACCCCGAGTTCATCGATGCCGGAAACGGCGGGGAATACACGCTCGCCTGGTGCGTCCGCCGCACTGCCGACGCCTGCATCTTTCTCTGCGAAGGACGGTGCTCCATCTACGCCCATCGCCCCTGGATCTGCCGCACGTACCCGTTCATGCTCGTGGATGACGACCTGATGGTCTCCGAGTGTCCCGGCATCGGGGCGCCCATCTCCCCCCGCGACGCGCAGGCTCTCGGTGCCGACCTTTGCAGTCGGCAGGCGGCAGAGGGGGCGGAGGAGGCCGGTCTCCGCGGAGTCTTCGAGAGAACGACGGTGCCGCCGGGGAGGCGTGCCGTGATCGACAGCGAAGGCGTGAAGGTGGTCCATGGCTGA
- a CDS encoding GMP synthase subunit A, translating to MLPLYVVNNHGQFNHLILRALRDMDVEATMISNETPPAEVARGCRGIILGGGPTLDRIGAAPAYLDLGLPVLGICLGLHIMATARGGAVRRGASGGFGAVEVDVLDRDGILQGYPERMQVWASHADEVSVVPEGFVRLAESAICGVESMASPDERLYGVQWHPEVSHTVNGRLLLENFNRICSE from the coding sequence ATGCTTCCACTCTATGTGGTCAACAATCACGGACAGTTCAATCACCTGATCCTCAGGGCGCTCCGCGACATGGACGTCGAGGCCACGATGATCTCAAACGAGACCCCCCCTGCCGAGGTCGCCCGGGGCTGCCGGGGTATCATCCTCGGCGGCGGCCCGACCCTCGATCGCATCGGGGCCGCTCCCGCGTACCTTGATCTCGGCCTCCCGGTCCTCGGCATCTGCCTCGGGCTGCACATCATGGCGACGGCCCGCGGCGGCGCCGTCCGCCGGGGGGCAAGCGGGGGGTTCGGCGCGGTCGAGGTCGATGTCCTCGACCGGGACGGCATCCTCCAGGGCTACCCGGAGAGGATGCAGGTCTGGGCGTCTCACGCGGATGAGGTCTCGGTGGTCCCGGAAGGGTTTGTCCGGCTCGCGGAATCGGCTATCTGTGGCGTGGAGTCGATGGCGTCTCCCGATGAACGCCTCTACGGTGTCCAGTGGCACCCGGAGGTCAGTCATACCGTCAATGGACGGCTTCTCCTTGAGAACTTCAACCGGATATGCTCGGAGTAG